From Electrophorus electricus isolate fEleEle1 chromosome 8, fEleEle1.pri, whole genome shotgun sequence, the proteins below share one genomic window:
- the hax1 gene encoding HCLS1-associated protein X-1 isoform X2 translates to MSVFDFFRGFLGVPRGHYRGYGRRVGPNEVFVQEPRVFGQMLREMEELFAGLDVFGQGFPSIEIQPQERPERRGGGSGNSLRDFMLKTPDDSLHSTPSLKPKHGEPSSVVPNIPRSPFHHWSPFSMFKDSWNDEPTQRDVEKKEDGDLDSQVSSAGLDEILTPAPQPRTRSFFQSVTVTKVVKPDGTVEERRTVRDSQGKEETTVTRSGGPEGPQDQPDPLIAGGPQLSPDMQDKFSVFTKFFGGFRG, encoded by the exons ATGAGCGTATTTGATTTCTTCCGTGGATTTTTGGGGGTGCCCAGAGGTCACTATCGTGGATATGGCCGACG TGTCGGACCTAACGAAGTGTTCGTCCAAGAACCGCGTGTGTTTGGTCAAATGttgagagagatggaagagCTCTTCGCTGGTCTAGATGTCTTTGGTCAAG GTTTCCCCAGTATTGAGATTCAACCTCAGGAAAGgccagagagaagaggaggaggaagtggaAATTCTCTCAGAGACTTCATGTTGAAAACTCCAGATGATTCTCTCCACAGTACCCCTTCCTTAAAGCCAAAACATGGAGAGCCTTCATCTGTTGTTCCAAACATACCTAGGAGCCCTTTCCATCACTGGTCTCCTTTTTCTATG TTTAAGGACAGTTGGAATGATGAACCAACACAGAGGGATGTAGAAAAGAAAGAGGATGGAg ATCTGGATTCACAGGTGTCCTCTGCTGGGCTGGATGAGATCTTAACTCCAGCTCCCCAGCCAAGAACAAGATCATTCTTTCAGTCTGTTACAGTTACTAAAGTGGTAAAGCCAGATGGG actgTAGAAGAGAGACGAACTGTCAGGGATAGCCAGGGGAAAGAGGAGACTACAGTGACACGCTCAGGAGGCCCAGAGGGTCCACAGGATCAGCCTGATCCGCTCATAGCAG GTGGTCCTCAGCTATCCCCTGACATGCAGGATAAATTCTCAGTGTTCACCAAGTTCTTTGGAGGGTTCAGAGGCTAA
- the hax1 gene encoding HCLS1-associated protein X-1 isoform X1 — protein sequence MSVFDFFRGFLGVPRGHYRGYGRREPFFDGMTHGDDEDEDEAFQYEDHFDDTFTFSVGPNEVFVQEPRVFGQMLREMEELFAGLDVFGQGFPSIEIQPQERPERRGGGSGNSLRDFMLKTPDDSLHSTPSLKPKHGEPSSVVPNIPRSPFHHWSPFSMFKDSWNDEPTQRDVEKKEDGDLDSQVSSAGLDEILTPAPQPRTRSFFQSVTVTKVVKPDGTVEERRTVRDSQGKEETTVTRSGGPEGPQDQPDPLIAGGPQLSPDMQDKFSVFTKFFGGFRG from the exons ATGAGCGTATTTGATTTCTTCCGTGGATTTTTGGGGGTGCCCAGAGGTCACTATCGTGGATATGGCCGACG GGAACCCTTCTTTGATGGTATGACACATGGTGACGATGAGGACGAGGATGAAGCATTTCAATACGAAGACCATTTTGACGATACGTTCACTTTCAGTGTCGGACCTAACGAAGTGTTCGTCCAAGAACCGCGTGTGTTTGGTCAAATGttgagagagatggaagagCTCTTCGCTGGTCTAGATGTCTTTGGTCAAG GTTTCCCCAGTATTGAGATTCAACCTCAGGAAAGgccagagagaagaggaggaggaagtggaAATTCTCTCAGAGACTTCATGTTGAAAACTCCAGATGATTCTCTCCACAGTACCCCTTCCTTAAAGCCAAAACATGGAGAGCCTTCATCTGTTGTTCCAAACATACCTAGGAGCCCTTTCCATCACTGGTCTCCTTTTTCTATG TTTAAGGACAGTTGGAATGATGAACCAACACAGAGGGATGTAGAAAAGAAAGAGGATGGAg ATCTGGATTCACAGGTGTCCTCTGCTGGGCTGGATGAGATCTTAACTCCAGCTCCCCAGCCAAGAACAAGATCATTCTTTCAGTCTGTTACAGTTACTAAAGTGGTAAAGCCAGATGGG actgTAGAAGAGAGACGAACTGTCAGGGATAGCCAGGGGAAAGAGGAGACTACAGTGACACGCTCAGGAGGCCCAGAGGGTCCACAGGATCAGCCTGATCCGCTCATAGCAG GTGGTCCTCAGCTATCCCCTGACATGCAGGATAAATTCTCAGTGTTCACCAAGTTCTTTGGAGGGTTCAGAGGCTAA
- the LOC113572593 gene encoding aquaporin-10-like gives MMFGCAALAQVKTSRGSKGQYLSANMAFSVGVMCAMYCCRGISGAHMNPAVSLSCCVLGRLAWSKLLPYCLAQVIGAFLAAGLVFLMYHDAIMSYSGGVLTVYGPNETASIFATYPVEFLSLGSSFLDQVVGTGMVLLCFLPLDDQQNSPAPPDLVPPLAATVLLGVSMSMSYNCGGGINPARDFGPRLFTFMAGWGSDVFTCYNYWFWVPIAAPMLGAVIGSYIYLIFIQWHLPDPDTDTCANALNILPKLEEVETITQNGTEHKF, from the exons ATG ATGTTTGGCTGTGCAGCTCTTGCACAGGTGAAGACCAGTCGAGGCAGCAAGGGACAATACTTGTCAGCCAACATGGCTTTCTCTGTGGGTGTTATGTGTGCCATGTACTGCTGTAGGGGAATCTCAG GAGCTCATATGAACCCTGCAGTATCTCTAAGCTGTTGTGTGCTGGGCCGCCTGGCTTGGTCGAAGCTACTACCCTATTGTTTGGCTCAAGTGATTGGGGCTTTCCTGGCTGCGGGGCTGGTCTTCTTGATGTATCATG ATGCTATAATGAGCTACAGTGGTGGCGTTCTGACTGTGTATGGTCCCAATGAAACTGCCTCCATCTTTGCAACGTACCCCGTTGAATTCCTGTCTTTGGGAAGCAGCTTTCTTGACCAG GTGGTTGGAACAGGAATGGTATTGCTGTGCTTCCTCCCATTGGATGACCAGCAAAACAGCCCCGCACCTCCTGATCTGGTCCCACCACTTGCTGCAACTGTGCTTTTGGGCGTCTCTATGTCAATGTCGTATAACTGCGGTGGTGGGATTAACCCTGCTAGAGACTTTGGCCCCCGCCTATTCACTTTCATGGCTGGATGGGGCTCTGACGTATTCAC GTGCTATAACTACTGGTTCTGGGTGCCTATTGCTGCACCAATGCTGGGGGCAGTCATAGGTTCCTACATTTACCTCATCTTCATCCAGTGGCACTTACCAGATCCtgacacagacacctgtgccaatgctttaaatattttacccaAGTTGGAAGAAGTGGAAACGATCACCCAAAATGGAACTGAACACAAGTTTTAG
- the aqp10b gene encoding aquaporin-10b produces the protein IVHYIWHLYIKRSIRFPWTRLPFYVISQVFGAFLGAATVALQYYDAIFHYMAGIFSTYPAEYLSVWGGVVDQVIGTAALLVCVLALSDCRNNPAPPGLEPILVGAVVMVIGISMGSNSGYAINPARDIRPRVFTFIAGWSDEVFRTGDGWWWWVPLGAPCVGGLVGSLIYELLIGVHHPEPDLNKTVVTLQELEGVQQNSDEPKEFSIVCQEMAM, from the exons ATTGTGCACTACATTTGGCATCTATATATCAAAAGGAGTATCAG GTTTCCATGGACTCGACTCCCGTTCTATGTAATATCACAGGTTTTTGGAGCCTTTCTGGGTGCAGCCACAGTTGCTCTTCAGTATTATG ATGCCATATTCCATTACATGGCAGGTATATTCTCCACTTACCCTGCAGAGTACCTGAGTGTATGGGGAGGAGTTGTAGACCAG GTGATAGGCACAGCAGCCTTGCTGGTCTGCGTTCTAGCGCTGAGTGATTGCCGCAACAATCCAGCCCCCCCTGGTCTGGAACCCATCCTGGTGGGTGCAGTTGTCATGGTAATTGGTATCTCAATGGGCTCAAACAGTGGCTATGCCATCAATCCAGCCCGGGACATCAGGCCTAGAGTCTTCACCTTCATTGCTGGCTGGAGTGATGAGGTTTTCAG GACTGGAgatggatggtggtggtgggtgccCCTGGGGGCCCCTTGTGTAGGTGGCCTTGTTGGATCATTGATTTATGAGCTGCTGATTGGAGTGCACCATCCTGAGCCAGACCTCAACAAGACAGTGGTCACATTGCAGGAACTGGAAGGAGTGCAGCAAAACTCTGATGAACCAAAAGAGTTTAGCATAGTGTGTCAGGAGATGGCCATGTGA